One Deltaproteobacteria bacterium genomic window carries:
- a CDS encoding GTPase/DUF3482 domain-containing protein produces MSDDRIPEFAIVGHPNEGKSAVVSTLAEDDTVRVTPYPGETVACQAFPVIIDGKEIIRFIDTPGFQNPTKTLTWMKDYRGEPGNILPAYLETHAGDPDFRDDFKLLEPIAGGAGVIYVVDGSRPVRNVDLAEMEVLRLTGRPRMAVINCKEDETAYLETWKGEFRKNFNAVRVFNANKATYAERIELLESLKGIDQDWGPALERVISAFKEDWQQRNALAAQIICDLLEKALTYSVTRSFTETTSEKSLRERLQKEYAAAIEKIEEKAHQKIRKLFKHNIFNYSLPAHSILNENLFSKKTWQFLGLAPRQLIAAAGMAGGAAGAVLDIAAAGLTFGIFTAIGGLLGAGWMGLGGGKRLARIKVKGLSLGGEQIQIGPIENIQFVYVLLDRALIYYSHIINWAHGRRDLPVEEHGPKGTDKAGFTVEWSDTNRKICQAFYAAIRGSDDQQKTSSRKALYEMLEQVLLDISRSEQRYGVIRKR; encoded by the coding sequence ATGAGTGATGATCGTATTCCTGAATTTGCCATTGTGGGACATCCCAATGAAGGGAAGTCTGCGGTGGTATCCACGCTGGCCGAAGACGACACGGTTCGGGTCACCCCCTATCCCGGAGAGACCGTTGCGTGTCAGGCCTTCCCGGTTATCATCGATGGAAAGGAGATCATCCGCTTTATCGATACCCCGGGTTTCCAGAATCCGACAAAGACATTGACCTGGATGAAAGATTACCGGGGCGAGCCCGGAAATATCCTTCCCGCCTATCTCGAAACCCATGCCGGAGATCCGGACTTCAGAGATGATTTCAAACTGCTGGAACCGATCGCCGGGGGCGCCGGGGTGATCTATGTGGTGGATGGGTCCAGGCCGGTCCGGAACGTGGACCTGGCCGAGATGGAAGTCCTTCGCCTGACCGGACGCCCCCGCATGGCGGTCATCAACTGCAAGGAGGATGAAACCGCCTACCTGGAGACGTGGAAGGGCGAGTTTCGGAAAAATTTTAATGCGGTTCGGGTATTCAATGCCAATAAGGCGACCTATGCGGAACGGATCGAACTCCTTGAAAGCCTGAAGGGAATTGATCAGGATTGGGGACCGGCGCTGGAGAGGGTCATCTCCGCATTCAAGGAGGACTGGCAACAGCGCAATGCCCTGGCCGCTCAAATCATCTGCGATTTGCTGGAAAAGGCCCTGACCTATTCTGTTACCCGCTCTTTCACGGAAACCACCAGCGAAAAATCTCTCAGGGAGAGGCTCCAGAAGGAATATGCAGCCGCCATTGAAAAAATTGAAGAAAAGGCGCATCAAAAGATCCGGAAGCTCTTCAAGCACAACATCTTCAATTATTCCCTCCCGGCCCATTCCATTCTGAACGAAAACCTTTTCAGCAAAAAAACCTGGCAATTCTTAGGCCTTGCCCCGAGACAGCTGATTGCGGCGGCCGGAATGGCAGGAGGCGCCGCGGGCGCGGTTCTGGACATTGCGGCGGCCGGCCTGACCTTTGGCATCTTTACCGCAATAGGGGGTCTCTTAGGGGCCGGGTGGATGGGTCTGGGAGGGGGGAAACGCCTGGCGAGGATCAAAGTCAAGGGCCTGAGCCTGGGTGGTGAGCAGATCCAGATCGGGCCGATAGAAAACATCCAGTTTGTTTATGTCCTTTTGGACCGCGCCCTGATCTATTATTCGCACATCATCAACTGGGCCCATGGACGCCGGGATTTGCCCGTTGAGGAACATGGGCCCAAAGGGACGGACAAGGCCGGATTTACGGTGGAATGGAGTGACACAAATCGCAAGATCTGCCAGGCATTTTATGCTGCCATCCGCGGCAGTGACGATCAGCAGAAGACATCGTCACGGAAGGCCCTCTATGAGATGCTGGAACAGGTGTTGCTCGACATCTCCCGCAGTGAACAGCGGTACGGGGTGATCAGAAAGAGGTGA
- a CDS encoding sugar kinase, with translation MVERRSERIQVVGLGQACVDYVGHVSGYPAEDSKTELEGLFTSCGGPAATALVTLARSGIPTSFLGSISDDPFGVQIVDTLKKEAVDTSCLKITPGLASQFAFIAVTRGEGRRTIFWHRSSAPELTPEEVSLDPFSDARILHLDGLMKDAGKAAALLARQRNMTVVMDAGTLREGSLDLVKQVDVLIASEAFGDSLVNGRSYETALMELRAMGPREAVITLGVNGSIGLGREGFIRQPAFPVAAKDTTGAGDVYHGAYIYGLLQAWDMARCMSFAAAAAALKCRHGGGWRGIPTDREIEGFLESGEVEGRFC, from the coding sequence ATGGTAGAGAGAAGATCGGAACGGATTCAGGTGGTCGGGCTGGGGCAGGCATGCGTGGATTATGTGGGCCATGTCTCAGGGTATCCGGCCGAGGACAGCAAGACAGAGCTGGAAGGGTTGTTTACCAGTTGCGGCGGGCCCGCGGCCACGGCCCTGGTCACCCTGGCGCGATCCGGGATCCCCACCTCCTTTCTGGGAAGCATCTCAGATGATCCATTCGGCGTTCAGATCGTCGATACCCTGAAAAAGGAGGCGGTGGACACATCCTGTTTGAAGATAACCCCCGGCCTCGCCTCCCAGTTTGCGTTTATCGCCGTCACCAGGGGAGAAGGTCGGCGGACCATCTTCTGGCACCGCAGCAGCGCGCCCGAGCTCACCCCGGAAGAGGTGTCTCTGGATCCATTTTCCGATGCCCGGATCCTGCACCTGGACGGGTTGATGAAGGATGCCGGGAAGGCGGCGGCGCTACTCGCCAGGCAGCGGAACATGACCGTGGTAATGGATGCCGGGACCCTCAGGGAGGGAAGTCTGGATCTGGTGAAGCAGGTTGATGTGCTGATTGCATCGGAGGCATTTGGAGATTCCCTGGTCAACGGCCGCTCCTATGAAACGGCCCTGATGGAACTGAGGGCCATGGGACCGAGGGAGGCGGTGATCACCCTGGGGGTCAACGGTTCCATCGGGCTGGGCCGGGAAGGGTTTATCCGGCAGCCCGCATTTCCGGTGGCCGCAAAGGACACCACGGGCGCGGGCGATGTTTATCACGGGGCATATATCTACGGGTTGCTTCAGGCCTGGGACATGGCGCGCTGTATGTCATTTGCTGCTGCGGCTGCCGCACTGAAATGTCGACACGGCGGCGGATGGCGTGGGATTCCAACCGACCGGGAGATCGAAGGTTTCTTGGAGTCCGGTGAAGTTGAGGGCCGTTTCTGTTGA
- a CDS encoding cyclic nucleotide-binding domain-containing protein codes for MNFTPLEDYIKQNCSADVDLKDPAFQMQRYRKNDVIFSEGSKGTAAYVLKAGRVEISVKARGRKVVLTVLREQSVFGEMALILEAHKRTATATALEDSEIAKIPKSVFDNCMKDSPKFISTCLIAIARRLQDTTDKASTNPDIFMGVAQILNLFWEHGQRELSYEKTIMALWKALSKGKAQITSVITMMENLNLLRVQDGEDAGKTIRLIGEKNFMERAMSIHQLLENYSTADENV; via the coding sequence ATGAATTTTACCCCGCTGGAAGACTATATCAAGCAAAATTGCAGTGCCGATGTTGACCTGAAAGATCCCGCCTTTCAAATGCAGCGCTACAGAAAGAATGACGTTATCTTCTCCGAGGGGTCCAAGGGGACTGCTGCCTATGTACTCAAAGCCGGGCGGGTTGAAATATCGGTCAAGGCCAGGGGGAGAAAGGTGGTCCTGACGGTATTGCGGGAGCAGTCCGTATTTGGAGAGATGGCCCTCATTCTTGAAGCGCATAAGCGGACGGCAACGGCAACGGCGCTTGAAGATTCGGAAATCGCCAAGATCCCCAAGTCTGTTTTCGACAACTGCATGAAAGATTCCCCCAAATTTATTTCCACATGTCTCATTGCCATTGCCCGCCGCCTGCAGGACACCACGGACAAGGCATCGACAAACCCGGACATCTTCATGGGCGTAGCCCAGATCCTGAACCTTTTCTGGGAGCATGGCCAACGAGAGCTTTCCTATGAAAAGACCATTATGGCGCTATGGAAGGCCCTGTCAAAAGGGAAGGCGCAAATCACCAGCGTCATCACCATGATGGAAAATCTGAATCTCCTGCGGGTTCAGGACGGCGAGGATGCGGGTAAGACCATCCGCCTTATCGGTGAGAAAAACTTCATGGAAAGGGCGATGAGCATACACCAGTTGCTTGAGAATTATTCGACTGCTGATGAAAACGTATAG
- a CDS encoding DUF2868 domain-containing protein, producing the protein MRKPTWLMKDLIDLEYFLQRDAREQEESAQAALAERDREIYLQTIRPVYGEKGKAPPKQIIRSWLQARRDMETAAREQKGPLPGEVFADIYRLMGYGFLILGIFSGGGLAFSLLNYQGTEPLNVSLYLAGLVLSQCLALLFLIGIHIFRRMRRSPFRGSVIFTLVSGLMTRLIVRIKQDALKGLQGSKRGSLEAVTGLIRGKRQVYGALFYWPVFILSQIFGVGFNVGALAATLLKVVGSDIAFGWQSTIQFSAQAVFRLVKIIALPWSWIVPADVAHPSLSQIEGSHMVLKEGIYHLTTLDLVSWWPFLALAVFTYGLAPRLILLGMGLIFQRRALSRIDLGHADCTRLLHRLTTPRVSTEGRFPAPAGSGPGVTDAALPAGVPSPDPAEAMVRKSIVALIPDDIFESLRDGDLESIVSKRLGGSIEETFRFGEDVNGDEKIFREISLMRQKGVLHHLLIVQEAWQPPIRETLRFIQDLRKASGDTTMIWVGLIGRPRGGSVFTAVKAEEWKIWHGKLTALGDPYLGVERLAADE; encoded by the coding sequence ATGCGAAAACCAACATGGTTGATGAAGGACCTCATCGATCTGGAATATTTCCTTCAGCGCGATGCGCGTGAACAAGAGGAATCTGCCCAGGCCGCTCTCGCCGAACGGGATCGGGAGATCTATCTGCAGACGATCAGACCGGTGTACGGGGAAAAGGGGAAGGCGCCTCCGAAACAAATTATTCGATCGTGGCTGCAAGCGCGAAGGGACATGGAAACGGCTGCCCGCGAGCAGAAAGGGCCTTTGCCCGGGGAGGTGTTCGCCGATATCTACCGCCTCATGGGGTATGGATTCCTGATCCTAGGGATTTTTTCAGGGGGGGGACTGGCCTTTTCGCTGCTGAACTATCAAGGAACCGAACCCCTGAACGTCTCGCTGTATCTTGCAGGGCTGGTTCTCTCCCAGTGCCTGGCGCTCCTGTTTCTCATCGGCATCCATATCTTTCGAAGGATGCGCCGATCTCCCTTTCGCGGCTCGGTCATCTTCACCCTGGTCAGCGGCCTCATGACCAGACTGATCGTCAGGATAAAACAGGATGCGCTCAAAGGCCTTCAAGGCTCAAAACGGGGCAGCCTCGAAGCGGTCACCGGCCTCATCAGGGGGAAGAGACAGGTTTATGGCGCACTCTTTTACTGGCCTGTGTTTATCCTGTCCCAGATATTCGGCGTGGGGTTTAATGTCGGCGCTTTGGCGGCCACCCTCTTGAAGGTAGTGGGATCGGATATCGCCTTTGGATGGCAATCGACCATTCAGTTCAGCGCACAGGCCGTGTTCAGGCTGGTGAAGATTATCGCCCTTCCCTGGTCCTGGATTGTGCCGGCGGATGTGGCCCACCCGTCCCTCTCACAGATAGAGGGAAGTCACATGGTATTGAAAGAGGGGATCTACCATCTGACGACCCTCGATCTGGTCTCCTGGTGGCCCTTTCTGGCCCTGGCTGTTTTTACCTATGGTCTGGCGCCGAGATTGATACTGCTGGGGATGGGCCTTATCTTTCAAAGAAGGGCGCTTTCCCGGATCGATCTGGGTCATGCAGACTGTACCAGGCTGTTGCATCGGCTGACCACGCCTCGGGTCTCCACAGAGGGGCGTTTTCCGGCCCCTGCGGGATCCGGGCCCGGCGTGACGGATGCTGCCCTGCCGGCCGGGGTTCCGTCCCCGGATCCTGCAGAAGCCATGGTCCGGAAGTCTATTGTCGCGCTCATTCCCGACGATATTTTTGAGTCCTTACGGGACGGCGATCTAGAGAGCATCGTTTCCAAACGCCTGGGAGGTTCCATTGAGGAGACATTCAGGTTCGGTGAAGACGTCAATGGAGATGAGAAGATCTTCCGGGAGATCTCTCTCATGCGGCAAAAGGGAGTGCTGCACCACCTCTTGATCGTACAGGAGGCCTGGCAACCGCCCATCAGGGAGACCCTCCGCTTTATCCAGGACCTGCGGAAAGCATCGGGAGACACGACCATGATATGGGTAGGCCTCATCGGGAGGCCCAGAGGGGGGTCTGTTTTCACTGCGGTGAAAGCGGAGGAATGGAAGATATGGCATGGAAAGCTGACGGCACTGGGAGATCCCTATCTCGGGGTGGAGAGACTGGCGGCCGATGAGTGA
- the htpX gene encoding zinc metalloprotease HtpX: MGNWFKTTLLLGVMTALIVFIGGLFGGKQGMILAFVLAMGMNFFSYWYSDKIVLKMYRAQEVGPNDFPGLYNAVSRLAHTAGLPMPRVYIIPEQSPNAFATGRDPEHAVIAVTEGLLKTMNDEEATGVLAHEMSHIKNRDILIGSIAATMAGAIMILASMARWSAFLGGGSSDEEGGGGLGTVGLIIMSILAPIAAMVVQMAISRSREYLADDTGAQLAGNPEGLANALEKLGAASRRLPMREAKPATAHMFIVNPLSGGSLMHLFSTHPPLEERIARLRGGSPDLPVETGEENRGKRQAEAMWRHLSGK; encoded by the coding sequence ATGGGTAACTGGTTCAAGACGACCCTTTTGCTGGGTGTCATGACGGCCCTTATTGTTTTTATCGGAGGTCTCTTCGGGGGTAAACAGGGGATGATCCTGGCCTTTGTTCTGGCCATGGGGATGAATTTCTTCAGTTACTGGTATTCAGACAAGATCGTTCTCAAAATGTACCGGGCACAGGAGGTGGGTCCCAACGATTTCCCCGGCCTCTACAATGCGGTGAGCCGACTGGCGCACACTGCGGGCCTCCCCATGCCCCGGGTCTATATCATCCCCGAGCAATCCCCCAACGCCTTTGCCACGGGGAGGGATCCTGAGCACGCGGTCATCGCCGTTACCGAAGGTCTGCTCAAGACCATGAATGACGAGGAGGCCACCGGCGTGCTTGCCCATGAAATGTCTCATATCAAGAACCGGGACATCCTGATCGGTTCCATTGCGGCCACCATGGCGGGCGCCATTATGATCCTGGCCTCCATGGCCCGCTGGTCGGCCTTCCTGGGAGGAGGATCCAGCGATGAGGAGGGGGGCGGCGGGCTGGGTACGGTCGGCCTGATCATCATGTCCATTCTGGCGCCCATCGCGGCCATGGTCGTTCAGATGGCCATCTCCCGGTCTCGGGAATATCTGGCCGACGACACCGGGGCGCAGCTTGCGGGGAATCCCGAAGGTCTGGCCAACGCCCTTGAAAAACTGGGGGCCGCATCCCGAAGGCTTCCCATGAGAGAGGCCAAACCGGCCACGGCCCACATGTTCATTGTGAACCCCCTGTCCGGGGGGAGCCTCATGCACCTCTTTTCCACCCATCCGCCCCTTGAGGAACGGATCGCCCGTCTCAGGGGGGGCAGTCCGGATCTGCCTGTTGAAACGGGGGAGGAGAACAGGGGTAAAAGACAGGCAGAGGCCATGTGGCGGCATCTGTCGGGAAAATAG
- a CDS encoding tyrosine-protein phosphatase — MRKHTCSAVLKKQLSVISGITLQRLGQDSVRICWDTERPEHGVAVYSASTPSVPVSGFNPVIRVAGTTRAEIRGLNPDLRYYFRVVPDGEKGRVIAERKVDLEGAFNFRDLGGYETTDGRRIRWGKVFRSDSLARLTQRDQAKVERLGLRLVVDFRTLNEVEKSPDLLPQSRSLSYLNLPITHGEFDFVGAVERIKKGDDTWLTPGFMKRGYLQNLDEFPHIWGEVIQRLTRPENRPLLFHCTGGKDRAGTCAALILLALGVPEETVIEDHQLSNIFIANLIKKVYARIAAYGVDPQKLSPYFTAPRECIVSLLGHLRETYGSPEDYLKKAAGLTGHSLNLLRQSLLE, encoded by the coding sequence GTGCGGAAACACACCTGTTCAGCGGTATTGAAAAAACAATTATCCGTCATATCCGGAATCACCCTCCAAAGGCTGGGGCAGGATTCGGTTCGAATATGCTGGGACACAGAGCGCCCGGAACACGGCGTTGCCGTTTATTCGGCAAGTACGCCTTCTGTACCCGTTTCCGGTTTCAACCCTGTCATCAGGGTTGCCGGGACGACCCGGGCCGAGATCCGCGGATTGAATCCGGATCTCCGCTATTACTTCCGGGTGGTGCCCGACGGCGAAAAGGGACGCGTGATTGCCGAGCGGAAGGTGGACCTGGAAGGGGCTTTCAATTTCCGTGATCTGGGAGGCTATGAGACCACGGACGGCCGGCGCATCCGATGGGGGAAGGTCTTCCGTTCGGACAGTCTGGCAAGGCTCACCCAGAGGGATCAAGCGAAGGTGGAGCGCCTGGGACTGCGGCTCGTAGTCGATTTCCGCACCCTCAACGAAGTAGAAAAATCTCCGGACCTTCTGCCGCAAAGCAGGTCCCTCTCCTACCTGAATCTACCCATTACCCATGGGGAGTTTGATTTTGTGGGTGCTGTGGAGCGGATCAAGAAAGGGGACGATACCTGGCTCACACCGGGCTTTATGAAGAGGGGGTATCTCCAGAACCTGGATGAATTCCCTCATATATGGGGAGAGGTCATCCAGCGCCTGACACGGCCTGAAAACCGCCCTCTCCTCTTTCACTGCACCGGGGGAAAGGACCGGGCCGGGACCTGCGCCGCGCTCATCCTCCTCGCCCTCGGGGTTCCTGAGGAGACGGTGATAGAGGATCACCAGCTCTCAAACATCTTTATCGCGAATCTGATCAAAAAAGTTTATGCGCGGATCGCGGCCTATGGTGTGGACCCTCAAAAACTCTCCCCCTATTTCACGGCCCCCCGGGAATGCATCGTCTCTCTCCTTGGGCATCTCCGCGAGACCTACGGCTCTCCTGAGGATTATCTGAAGAAAGCGGCGGGATTGACCGGCCATAGCCTGAACCTGCTCAGGCAATCGCTTCTGGAATAA